From the genome of Rhodobacteraceae bacterium Araon29, one region includes:
- a CDS encoding sugar ABC transporter permease translates to MIAALVLIWVGFHVYGQMVNGFGAFLTPRNLWNLSVQTASIGVMATGMVLVIVTRHIDLSVGSILGFTAMAMAIIQVWILPQFLGLGHPLIWVITVILGLIIGTAIGAFHGYLVAYLSIPAFIVTLGGLLVWRGAAFLLARGETISPVDATFKYLGGGPYGSIGATGSWIVGLLGCIAAIVMIFSGRAQRKRFRFPLRPVWAEVFLGIVSCGGIIAFVLLVNSYPWPKGIVKQYVKANNIDTPVGEIFISHGFAIPVLILIAVGVAMTFLTTRTRFGRYVFAIGGNPEAANLAGINTRWVTVKIFALMGMLCALSAVISSARLNSATNNLGTLDELYVIAAAVIGGTSFAGGIGTIYGAILGALVMQSLQTGMVLIGFDAAIQQIVVGTVLVVAVWIDTVYRRRAK, encoded by the coding sequence ATGATCGCCGCCTTGGTCCTGATTTGGGTCGGATTTCATGTTTATGGCCAAATGGTCAATGGTTTTGGGGCTTTCCTAACACCTAGAAACCTTTGGAACCTTTCGGTACAAACAGCATCAATTGGTGTGATGGCCACGGGTATGGTGTTGGTCATTGTGACCCGTCACATTGACTTATCTGTCGGTTCGATCCTCGGTTTTACAGCGATGGCAATGGCCATCATTCAGGTTTGGATACTCCCTCAGTTTCTTGGTCTTGGGCATCCGTTGATTTGGGTCATAACGGTTATCCTTGGTCTTATTATCGGCACCGCCATTGGCGCTTTTCATGGCTACTTGGTTGCTTACCTTAGTATACCAGCCTTCATTGTGACTTTGGGCGGCTTGCTAGTCTGGCGTGGTGCTGCATTTCTTTTGGCGCGCGGCGAAACAATTTCACCGGTTGATGCGACCTTCAAATACCTTGGCGGCGGACCTTATGGTTCTATCGGTGCCACTGGAAGTTGGATTGTAGGCTTACTGGGATGTATCGCAGCCATCGTGATGATCTTTTCTGGCCGCGCCCAACGCAAGCGGTTTCGCTTTCCTTTACGCCCGGTTTGGGCCGAGGTATTTTTGGGTATCGTGTCCTGCGGTGGCATTATCGCTTTTGTCCTATTGGTCAACTCTTACCCGTGGCCCAAAGGCATCGTGAAGCAATATGTCAAAGCGAATAATATCGATACTCCGGTTGGTGAAATTTTCATCAGCCATGGCTTTGCCATTCCGGTTCTGATTTTAATCGCAGTTGGTGTCGCCATGACGTTTTTGACCACGCGCACCCGATTTGGCCGCTATGTCTTTGCCATTGGGGGCAATCCCGAGGCTGCCAATTTGGCAGGCATCAACACCCGCTGGGTCACAGTAAAGATTTTTGCTCTTATGGGCATGCTATGCGCGCTATCTGCTGTGATCTCTTCTGCGCGGCTTAACTCTGCAACCAACAATCTGGGCACTTTAGACGAGCTATACGTCATTGCAGCCGCTGTGATCGGGGGAACATCCTTTGCTGGCGGTATCGGAACGATCTATGGCGCTATTCTTGGCGCTCTCGTAATGCAAAGCCTTCAAACTGGTATGGTTTTGATCGGCTTTGATGCCGCCATTCAACAAATCGTGGTGGGCACCGTTCTGGTGGTCGCCGTTTGGATCGACACCGTTTACCGGCGCCGCGCCAAATAA
- a CDS encoding ATP-binding cassette domain-containing protein: protein MSSEKSGTPLVQIKDLSIAFGGIKAVDKASVDLHPGEVVAILGHNGAGKSTLIKVLSGAYKRDEGQIFVNGEEAHINNPRDAKKYGIETIYQTLAVADNVDAAANLYLGREILTNYGTLDDAAMESEARKVMGRLNPNFQRFKEPVSKLSGGQRQSVAIARAILFNARILIMDEPTAALGPQETDQVSDLIQQLKQEGIGIFLISHDIHDVFDLADRVAVMKNGQMVGYAKTEDVTKDEVLGMIIMGKCPAGATPGPGAMQES from the coding sequence ATGAGTTCTGAAAAATCAGGCACACCGCTCGTTCAAATCAAAGATCTGTCTATTGCCTTTGGTGGCATCAAGGCCGTCGACAAAGCATCTGTTGATCTTCACCCAGGTGAAGTGGTGGCCATTTTGGGCCACAACGGAGCCGGAAAATCCACCCTTATCAAAGTTCTGTCTGGGGCATACAAACGTGATGAAGGCCAGATTTTTGTGAACGGCGAAGAGGCTCATATTAATAATCCGCGTGATGCTAAAAAATACGGTATTGAAACCATTTACCAAACACTTGCGGTTGCTGATAATGTAGATGCTGCGGCCAACTTGTATCTTGGTCGCGAAATACTGACCAACTATGGCACCCTTGACGATGCTGCAATGGAATCCGAAGCCCGCAAGGTTATGGGGCGTTTGAACCCAAACTTTCAGCGCTTTAAAGAACCCGTGAGCAAATTATCGGGCGGGCAACGCCAGTCCGTCGCAATTGCGCGAGCGATACTGTTCAATGCGCGCATTTTAATCATGGACGAGCCAACTGCTGCTTTAGGCCCGCAAGAAACTGATCAGGTTAGCGATTTAATCCAACAGCTCAAACAAGAAGGCATAGGAATATTCCTGATTAGTCATGATATTCACGATGTGTTTGATCTTGCTGACCGAGTGGCCGTTATGAAAAACGGGCAAATGGTTGGCTATGCCAAAACCGAAGACGTGACCAAAGATGAAGTTTTGGGAATGATTATCATGGGAAAATGTCCCGCCGGCGCAACACCGGGGCCGGGGGCTATGCAGGAAAGCTAG
- a CDS encoding c-type cytochrome, whose protein sequence is MLKILRVAFVLLIGSKVAFAQSLPQADAVYAPLDMDQVQLGQLLFYDPILSGNKSVACATCHHPKHATSDGLSLGLGDGAHGLGPDRKIDPSNLPEQRVPRHSPGLFNLGAVEFDTMFHDGRLEADPTRPSGIRTPLGREMVEGFASVLSAQSMFPVLSPDEMAGHYSENEVAQAVRRGFLTYDGGAWSIISVRVSAIPEYNKAFENIHGVGHKVTFTDISDVIAEFIAFEWRADKSLFDLYLREGTALPLDSQAGMELFYGKAECSTCHAGQFQTDHGFHAIAMPQIGPGKAARFESHARDEGRMRVTGNPEDAYKFRTPSLRNVAETAPYGHSGAYATLKAVIEHHLDPQKALQNYDRSQLILPDLPNSKDFRVMSDPQELAAIAAANELQPLKLAPSEVDQIIAFLETLSDKDSLTGRLGVPKQVPSGLPMDQ, encoded by the coding sequence ATGTTAAAAATATTGCGGGTTGCTTTTGTCCTTTTAATTGGATCCAAAGTGGCTTTTGCCCAATCTTTGCCACAGGCAGACGCTGTTTATGCGCCGCTCGATATGGATCAAGTGCAGCTTGGGCAGCTTTTGTTTTATGATCCAATCCTAAGCGGGAACAAATCCGTGGCCTGCGCCACCTGCCACCACCCAAAGCACGCCACATCTGATGGTCTTTCTTTGGGCTTGGGCGATGGCGCACATGGTCTTGGACCAGACCGGAAAATTGATCCAAGCAACCTTCCTGAGCAGCGTGTTCCAAGACACTCACCGGGGCTTTTTAACCTTGGTGCTGTCGAATTTGACACAATGTTTCATGACGGTCGCTTAGAGGCTGATCCAACAAGGCCTTCGGGGATTCGAACCCCTTTGGGGCGCGAAATGGTTGAAGGTTTTGCATCGGTTCTATCGGCTCAATCCATGTTTCCAGTGCTGTCACCGGATGAAATGGCCGGTCACTACAGTGAAAATGAAGTAGCTCAGGCCGTCCGCCGTGGGTTTTTAACCTATGATGGCGGTGCATGGTCAATAATCTCTGTGCGGGTTTCTGCGATCCCAGAATACAATAAGGCGTTTGAAAATATCCATGGCGTGGGACACAAAGTTACTTTCACCGATATTTCGGATGTAATCGCAGAGTTTATCGCCTTTGAATGGCGCGCAGATAAAAGCCTGTTTGACCTTTATCTCCGCGAGGGCACAGCCTTGCCGCTTGATTCACAAGCAGGGATGGAGCTGTTTTATGGCAAAGCCGAATGCAGCACCTGCCATGCGGGACAGTTTCAAACCGACCATGGCTTTCATGCCATTGCAATGCCGCAGATTGGCCCGGGCAAAGCTGCCCGTTTCGAAAGCCATGCCCGCGATGAAGGCAGGATGCGCGTGACTGGCAATCCCGAAGACGCCTATAAGTTCCGCACTCCGTCTTTGCGCAATGTTGCCGAAACCGCGCCCTATGGGCATTCTGGCGCCTATGCGACGTTGAAAGCTGTCATCGAACATCACCTTGATCCTCAAAAGGCTTTGCAAAACTACGACAGATCACAGCTTATTTTGCCAGATCTACCAAACAGCAAAGACTTCAGAGTGATGTCCGACCCGCAGGAACTTGCAGCCATTGCAGCCGCAAATGAATTGCAGCCCTTAAAGCTTGCTCCGTCAGAAGTAGATCAGATCATAGCATTTCTAGAAACGCTCTCGGATAAGGATAGCCTCACGGGTCGGCTTGGCGTACCAAAGCAGGTGCCAAGCGGACTGCCCATGGATCAATAA
- the xylA gene encoding xylose isomerase, whose amino-acid sequence MTQFFQDIEKITYEGPESRNPMAFHHYNPDELVLGKRLEDHLRFAVAYWHSFAWEGGDPFGGQTFERPWHPQDTMERAKIKADVAFEMFERLNVPYFCWHDADVRPETGRFETNLSTLNEITDYFGEKMQQTGTKLLWGTANMFTHRRWMSGASTNPDPDVFAFAAATVKSCLDATHKLGGENYVLWGGREGYETLLNTDMGRELDHMGRFLSMVVDYKHKIGFKGQILVEPKPQEPSKHQYDYDVATCFGFLQKYGLEKEVKLNIEQGHAILAGHSFEHEIATAASLGVLGSIDMNRNDYQSGWDTDQFPNNVPEVALAYYHILQDGGFTSGGTNFDAKLRRQSLDAKDLLAAHIGGMDICARGLKAAAAMLEDGGLEKALNERYEGWNGTGAQAMLESDLSSIAKDVLDRDVTPSPRSGQQEILENYVNRFV is encoded by the coding sequence ATGACACAGTTTTTCCAAGATATCGAAAAAATCACCTATGAAGGTCCAGAAAGCCGGAACCCGATGGCCTTTCATCATTACAACCCTGATGAGCTTGTGCTTGGCAAACGGCTTGAAGACCATCTCAGGTTTGCGGTTGCCTACTGGCATTCTTTCGCTTGGGAGGGCGGCGATCCTTTCGGAGGACAGACCTTTGAGCGGCCTTGGCATCCGCAGGACACAATGGAGCGCGCCAAGATTAAAGCCGATGTGGCGTTTGAAATGTTCGAGCGGCTGAATGTGCCCTATTTCTGCTGGCACGATGCGGATGTGCGCCCGGAAACCGGACGGTTTGAAACCAACTTGAGCACACTGAATGAAATCACCGATTACTTTGGTGAAAAAATGCAGCAAACCGGCACGAAACTTCTGTGGGGAACGGCCAATATGTTCACCCATCGCCGCTGGATGTCGGGGGCTTCAACCAATCCCGATCCCGATGTATTTGCCTTTGCCGCCGCCACAGTCAAAAGCTGTCTTGATGCCACCCATAAACTGGGCGGCGAAAACTATGTCTTATGGGGCGGGCGCGAGGGGTATGAGACCTTGCTCAATACAGATATGGGCCGTGAGCTTGATCATATGGGACGGTTCTTATCCATGGTTGTGGATTACAAACATAAAATTGGCTTCAAGGGGCAGATTTTGGTCGAACCAAAACCGCAAGAGCCGTCAAAACATCAATACGACTATGATGTGGCCACCTGTTTTGGTTTCTTGCAGAAATACGGGCTTGAAAAAGAGGTCAAGCTCAACATCGAACAAGGCCATGCAATTTTGGCCGGTCATTCATTTGAACATGAAATTGCAACCGCCGCATCTTTGGGGGTTCTGGGGTCGATTGATATGAACCGTAATGATTATCAATCGGGTTGGGACACAGATCAGTTTCCAAACAATGTGCCCGAGGTCGCCTTGGCCTATTATCACATTTTACAGGATGGGGGATTTACCTCTGGCGGGACGAACTTTGACGCCAAATTGCGCCGGCAGTCCTTGGATGCAAAGGATTTACTTGCGGCCCATATTGGCGGGATGGATATCTGTGCACGTGGCCTTAAAGCCGCTGCCGCTATGCTGGAAGACGGTGGCCTAGAGAAAGCACTTAACGAACGATACGAAGGCTGGAATGGGACTGGCGCGCAAGCAATGCTTGAAAGCGACCTTTCAAGTATTGCGAAAGATGTGCTTGACCGTGATGTCACCCCATCCCCGCGCTCTGGCCAACAAGAGATTTTGGAGAACTACGTGAACCGCTTTGTATAG
- the xylB gene encoding xylulokinase, translating into MYLGLDLGTSGLRALLVDDQGAIIGTSEASYSVQHPNAGWSEQDPLDWTVACDRAVETLRAQVPAAFSELKAIGVSGHMHGATLLDQTGQVLRPCMLWNDTRAYKEAQQLDAIPSFRSVSGNIVFPGFTAPKVMWLAEHEPEIFAQIAKVLLPKDYLNFWLTGEHASDMSDSAGTSWLDLGARGWSDDLLSRSGMREDQMPRLVEGCEPIGTITSDLAEKWGVSQKVIVVAGGGDNAVAACGVGALKEGDAFVSLGTSGVLLAAKDSYSPLPASAVHTFCHAVPGKWYQMGVILAATDSLNWLARNLGDDAAALSNALGDRISGPNAMQFLPYLSGERTPHNDSKVRGAFLNIDISASRNDLTQAVMEGVSFALRDSLEALKSTGTSLNKALAIGGGSQSPYWLELVATVLDLPLDVPEKGEFGAALGAARLAIVGATGVQPEAIMTPPKIAKTICPRADLRADYDAAYDRYRKAYPVIKALP; encoded by the coding sequence ATGTATTTAGGACTAGATCTGGGAACCTCGGGTCTGCGTGCATTACTGGTGGACGATCAAGGTGCAATTATCGGAACTTCCGAAGCATCCTATTCTGTTCAGCATCCAAACGCAGGTTGGAGCGAACAAGACCCATTAGATTGGACAGTGGCCTGTGATAGGGCCGTCGAAACTCTGCGCGCGCAGGTTCCAGCTGCATTTTCAGAGCTTAAAGCGATTGGTGTCTCCGGCCACATGCACGGTGCGACCCTGCTGGATCAGACGGGACAAGTGCTGCGGCCTTGTATGCTTTGGAATGACACAAGAGCGTATAAAGAAGCCCAGCAGCTTGATGCCATACCCAGCTTTCGCTCTGTTTCAGGAAACATTGTCTTTCCCGGCTTCACAGCGCCAAAGGTCATGTGGCTGGCCGAACATGAGCCGGAGATTTTTGCACAGATTGCTAAAGTCTTGCTGCCCAAAGATTACCTGAATTTCTGGCTTACAGGTGAACATGCGTCGGATATGTCCGATAGTGCGGGGACATCATGGCTCGATTTAGGAGCCCGTGGATGGTCCGATGACCTGTTATCACGCTCTGGCATGCGAGAAGATCAGATGCCACGTTTGGTTGAAGGCTGTGAGCCCATCGGCACTATAACGTCGGACTTGGCCGAAAAATGGGGTGTTTCCCAAAAAGTTATCGTCGTGGCCGGCGGTGGAGATAATGCGGTTGCGGCCTGCGGCGTGGGCGCATTGAAGGAAGGCGATGCTTTTGTGTCACTTGGCACATCAGGTGTGCTTTTGGCGGCCAAAGACAGTTATTCCCCACTACCCGCATCCGCTGTGCATACCTTTTGTCATGCTGTTCCGGGCAAGTGGTATCAGATGGGCGTTATTCTTGCCGCCACCGACAGCTTAAATTGGCTCGCACGTAATTTGGGGGATGATGCGGCAGCGCTGTCAAACGCGCTGGGTGATCGTATTAGCGGGCCCAATGCAATGCAATTTCTGCCCTATCTATCGGGCGAGCGTACTCCACATAATGATAGCAAGGTGCGTGGTGCGTTTCTAAATATTGACATAAGTGCTTCACGAAATGATCTGACACAAGCGGTGATGGAGGGGGTTAGCTTTGCCCTGCGCGATAGCCTTGAAGCCTTAAAATCAACCGGAACTTCTTTAAACAAAGCGCTTGCAATCGGCGGTGGGTCACAATCGCCCTATTGGCTCGAACTGGTCGCAACGGTTCTGGATTTGCCCCTTGATGTTCCTGAAAAAGGCGAGTTTGGCGCGGCGCTCGGTGCAGCGCGTCTGGCCATTGTCGGGGCGACAGGCGTCCAACCCGAGGCCATTATGACACCGCCAAAAATCGCAAAAACCATTTGCCCACGTGCGGATTTAAGGGCAGATTATGACGCTGCATACGATCGCTACCGCAAAGCTTATCCAGTAATAAAGGCCCTGCCATGA
- the pepT gene encoding peptidase T — protein sequence MKNQFDQELGDRLMRYAAIDSQSDEDSVSTPSTEVQFDVLRLLEKELSEIGAEDVQLTDYGCVLATIPGNVPGPTVGFLAHVDTAPQFNATGVKPRLIKGYNGGDITFPDDPSLVLSPQEFPYLSEKQGNDIITASGTTLLGADDKAGVAIVMTAARHMLANRDMPHGPIRIAFTPDEEIGRGVGDQLPKDLGADFAYTFDGGKLGEIEYETFSADGAEVVITGVSIHPGTAKDKMVNAIHLASKIISTLPQATLTPEVTDGRDGFIHVTEMTGGSSQMKLKFIIRDFERDGLKEKGELLQQVCAAVRATEPRAQINCTIRPQYRNMRYWLENDMRPVDLAKRASRAVGIEPVSVPIRGGTDGSLLTEKGVPTPNLFTGMQNIHGPLEWISVQDMAVATELCLKLSSLAAEKNPA from the coding sequence ATGAAAAATCAATTTGATCAGGAGCTTGGCGATCGCCTGATGCGGTATGCTGCGATTGATAGCCAAAGCGATGAAGACTCGGTCAGCACCCCAAGCACCGAAGTTCAATTTGATGTTCTACGTTTGCTGGAAAAAGAGCTATCCGAGATCGGTGCAGAAGATGTCCAGCTTACCGATTACGGGTGTGTTTTGGCCACCATTCCTGGCAATGTGCCGGGCCCAACTGTAGGCTTTCTGGCCCATGTCGACACGGCGCCGCAATTTAACGCCACCGGTGTGAAGCCGCGATTAATCAAAGGATACAACGGGGGCGATATTACATTTCCGGATGACCCTTCGCTGGTGTTGTCACCGCAGGAGTTTCCCTATCTGTCCGAAAAACAAGGTAATGACATCATTACCGCATCTGGAACGACCCTTTTGGGTGCAGATGACAAGGCCGGGGTTGCAATAGTTATGACCGCGGCGCGCCATATGCTAGCTAATCGGGATATGCCGCATGGACCGATCCGCATTGCCTTTACCCCGGACGAAGAAATAGGCCGAGGTGTTGGTGATCAGCTTCCCAAAGATCTGGGGGCGGATTTTGCCTATACCTTTGATGGCGGAAAGCTTGGCGAAATCGAATATGAGACCTTTTCTGCAGATGGCGCTGAAGTTGTCATCACTGGTGTCTCGATCCATCCGGGCACAGCAAAAGATAAAATGGTCAATGCCATTCATTTAGCATCCAAAATCATCTCGACATTGCCCCAAGCCACATTAACGCCCGAGGTCACCGATGGCCGTGACGGGTTTATCCATGTCACTGAAATGACCGGTGGGTCTTCGCAGATGAAACTTAAGTTTATCATTCGGGACTTTGAGCGCGATGGGCTGAAAGAAAAGGGCGAGCTGTTGCAACAGGTGTGTGCCGCCGTTCGGGCCACCGAGCCGCGCGCCCAGATCAACTGCACTATTCGCCCGCAATACCGCAATATGCGCTATTGGTTGGAAAATGACATGAGACCGGTTGATCTTGCAAAACGGGCAAGCCGTGCTGTTGGTATCGAACCTGTCTCGGTGCCGATACGCGGCGGTACGGATGGATCTCTTTTGACTGAAAAAGGGGTTCCCACCCCGAACTTGTTTACTGGGATGCAAAACATCCATGGCCCGCTGGAGTGGATTTCAGTGCAGGACATGGCCGTTGCCACTGAACTTTGTCTTAAACTGAGTAGTCTAGCAGCAGAAAAAAACCCCGCTTAA
- the rpmJ gene encoding 50S ribosomal protein L36, producing the protein MKVKNSLRSLKQRHRDCRVVRRKGRVYVINKTQRRFKARQG; encoded by the coding sequence ATGAAGGTCAAAAATTCGCTCCGCTCGCTTAAGCAGCGTCACCGCGACTGCCGTGTTGTGCGCCGTAAAGGTCGAGTTTACGTGATCAATAAAACCCAGCGCCGGTTCAAAGCCCGCCAAGGCTAA
- a CDS encoding N-formylglutamate amidohydrolase, which translates to MKNLSGSHPAYSITDPKKLSSSVVVASPHSGRQYDSEFLSQSILDDHAIRSSEDAYVDLLVDYVPELGAPLLTANAPRAFLDLNRSKQELDPAMIKGVRSTGQNPRIASGLGIIPRVVANGRSIYRGKLSQSEARTRIANFWEPYHAALDMLLDRAHGEFGRSILLDMHSMPHEAALHSGTLRSNPEIVIGDRFGSSSDKFIVEKIESLFVAQGFRVARNAPFAGAFMTQNYGRPYLGHHVVQIEIDRSLYLDEEKISLSQDYEPFKQRLKLVLSELIAFGSEEQAVAAE; encoded by the coding sequence ATGAAAAATTTAAGCGGATCGCACCCTGCCTATAGTATTACTGACCCGAAGAAACTGTCATCTTCGGTGGTTGTGGCATCACCACACAGTGGCCGCCAATATGATTCCGAGTTCTTGAGCCAAAGTATTTTGGATGATCATGCGATTCGCAGCTCGGAAGATGCCTATGTTGACCTATTGGTTGACTACGTGCCCGAATTGGGTGCACCGCTGCTGACCGCGAATGCACCGCGTGCGTTTCTTGATCTAAACCGCTCCAAGCAAGAGCTTGATCCAGCCATGATCAAAGGGGTGCGCAGCACAGGTCAAAACCCTCGCATTGCTTCTGGGTTGGGGATTATACCGCGTGTGGTTGCAAATGGGCGTTCGATCTACCGAGGTAAATTATCGCAAAGCGAAGCCAGAACCCGGATTGCAAATTTTTGGGAGCCATATCATGCAGCATTGGACATGTTGCTGGACCGTGCGCATGGGGAATTTGGCCGTTCAATCCTTTTAGATATGCATTCTATGCCGCATGAGGCCGCGCTACATTCTGGCACTTTACGCTCAAACCCTGAAATTGTAATCGGAGATCGCTTCGGGTCTTCGTCAGATAAATTTATTGTAGAAAAAATAGAATCATTATTTGTTGCCCAAGGGTTCCGCGTGGCGCGTAATGCGCCTTTTGCCGGGGCGTTCATGACCCAAAATTATGGCCGCCCCTATCTTGGCCACCATGTTGTTCAAATTGAAATTGATCGCTCACTTTACCTTGATGAAGAAAAAATTAGCCTGTCCCAAGACTACGAGCCGTTTAAGCAACGTCTTAAGCTGGTCTTGTCAGAACTAATTGCCTTTGGCAGCGAAGAACAGGCAGTAGCCGCCGAGTAG
- a CDS encoding DNA polymerase IV, translating into MACLCKNCCFTFERGNRCPQCGSPRRVQHPELYDLTIAHMDCDAFYASVEKRDNPELADKPVIIGGGRRGVVSTACYIARIRGVKSAMPMFQALKLCPDAVIIKPRMAVYADISQQIRQMMEELTPAIEPLSLDEAFMDLRGTEKLHGAPPAVMLAKLVNRMHSELGVTGSVGLSHNKFLAKIASDLNKPKGFSVIGKAETAEFLHGKPIRLIWGVGAAAQASLERAGIRTFSDLLRWERRALSAKFGSLGDRLWHLARGEDRRRVSRSTPIKSISNETTFHQDTADRDLLDGHLWRMCEKVSDRAKAKGIAGRIATLKLKTSTHKGITKRVTLRDATQLADTLYRALRDLLEQLEPTSAYRLIGAGLSDLCDASEAERSYDLLDPLAKQRGEAERATDAVRKKFGTDAIVKGRALR; encoded by the coding sequence ATGGCTTGCTTATGTAAAAATTGCTGTTTTACCTTTGAGCGCGGCAACCGCTGCCCGCAATGCGGCTCGCCGCGGCGCGTGCAGCACCCAGAGCTTTATGATCTGACTATAGCGCATATGGATTGCGACGCTTTTTATGCAAGCGTGGAAAAACGCGATAACCCAGAGTTGGCAGACAAACCGGTGATCATTGGCGGTGGCCGGCGCGGGGTGGTGTCAACCGCATGTTATATTGCGCGTATTCGCGGGGTTAAATCCGCTATGCCGATGTTTCAGGCACTCAAGCTTTGTCCCGATGCGGTGATTATAAAACCGCGGATGGCTGTCTATGCAGACATCAGTCAGCAAATCCGTCAAATGATGGAGGAGTTGACGCCAGCAATTGAACCCCTTTCATTAGATGAAGCCTTTATGGATTTGCGCGGCACTGAAAAATTACATGGTGCGCCACCCGCTGTTATGTTGGCCAAATTGGTAAACCGAATGCATAGTGAATTAGGCGTCACGGGTTCTGTTGGGTTATCGCATAATAAATTTCTGGCCAAAATTGCATCGGATTTGAATAAACCAAAGGGGTTTTCTGTGATTGGCAAAGCCGAGACAGCAGAATTTCTGCACGGCAAACCCATAAGATTGATTTGGGGGGTCGGTGCTGCGGCGCAAGCTTCGCTTGAGCGGGCCGGGATCAGAACTTTTAGCGATCTGCTGCGATGGGAGCGCCGCGCGCTTAGCGCAAAATTCGGCTCGCTTGGTGATCGGCTTTGGCATTTGGCTCGCGGTGAGGACCGGCGCCGCGTTTCCCGAAGCACCCCGATAAAGTCAATTTCCAACGAAACAACCTTTCATCAAGACACCGCGGACCGCGATCTTCTTGATGGTCATTTGTGGCGCATGTGTGAAAAAGTCTCTGACCGTGCCAAAGCCAAGGGCATTGCAGGGCGGATTGCCACGCTCAAACTCAAAACATCCACCCATAAAGGCATTACCAAGCGAGTGACCTTGCGCGATGCAACGCAATTGGCCGATACCCTATACCGCGCTTTGCGGGACTTGCTAGAACAGCTTGAGCCAACCTCAGCGTATCGGTTGATCGGGGCGGGTCTGTCAGATCTTTGTGATGCCTCAGAAGCGGAAAGGTCCTATGATCTTTTGGACCCACTTGCCAAACAGCGCGGCGAAGCCGAACGGGCCACCGATGCGGTGCGCAAAAAGTTTGGCACTGATGCAATTGTCAAAGGCCGCGCACTGCGTTAG
- a CDS encoding SPFH/Band 7/PHB domain protein, whose protein sequence is MEPLPILYFLGSNAVIILLALLIIISLFLGIRIVPQSQKYVVERFGRLHSVLGPGFNLVVPFLDRVAHRISILERQLPTAEQDAITTDNVLVKVETSVFYRITEPEKTVYRIRDVDGAIATTVAGIVRSEIGKMELDEVQSNRTELIGKISESVHAMVDDWGIEVTRAEILDVNLDEATRAAMLQQLNAERARRAQVTEAEGQKRSVELAADAELYQSEQTAKARRIQADAEAYATQVVAKAIAENGLEAAQYQVALKQVEALTAVGQGAGSQTVIVPASAMDAFSDAFKMLRGGK, encoded by the coding sequence ATGGAACCTTTACCAATTTTATATTTTCTTGGCAGCAACGCAGTGATTATCTTGCTCGCTCTGCTGATTATTATATCGCTCTTTCTGGGTATTCGAATTGTGCCGCAATCCCAAAAATATGTGGTTGAACGTTTTGGTCGGCTGCATTCGGTGCTGGGGCCAGGGTTCAACCTTGTGGTGCCGTTTCTAGATCGGGTTGCGCATAGAATTTCAATCCTTGAGCGCCAGCTTCCCACCGCAGAGCAGGACGCGATTACCACGGATAACGTGTTGGTAAAGGTCGAAACCAGTGTGTTTTACCGTATTACCGAGCCGGAAAAAACCGTCTATCGCATCCGTGATGTGGACGGCGCCATCGCCACAACCGTTGCCGGTATTGTGCGCAGTGAAATCGGCAAAATGGAACTTGATGAAGTGCAATCCAACCGTACTGAGCTGATTGGGAAAATCAGCGAATCAGTGCATGCGATGGTGGATGACTGGGGCATTGAAGTGACCCGCGCGGAAATTCTAGATGTTAATCTGGATGAAGCCACCCGCGCCGCGATGCTGCAACAGCTTAATGCCGAACGTGCGCGGCGTGCACAGGTGACAGAAGCCGAAGGTCAGAAAAGATCGGTGGAACTTGCCGCCGATGCCGAGCTTTACCAATCAGAGCAAACCGCAAAAGCGCGCCGAATCCAGGCCGATGCCGAAGCCTATGCAACCCAAGTGGTGGCCAAGGCCATTGCCGAAAACGGTCTTGAGGCCGCGCAATATCAGGTGGCGCTAAAGCAGGTCGAAGCGCTAACAGCGGTCGGGCAAGGCGCTGGGAGCCAAACGGTCATTGTTCCGGCCAGTGCAATGGATGCGTTTTCGGATGCGTTTAAAATGCTTCGGGGAGGCAAGTGA